A genomic segment from uncultured Marinifilum sp. encodes:
- a CDS encoding DUF4292 domain-containing protein, whose amino-acid sequence MKSNLKTRYFIGALLVVIALIQFSCRPVQELGIVKAKPISDGKLYRTLLDSSLHYNSFYVKKFTANFKVNEVKKSFKGAIKIQKDSLIWISITAPVGGIEVARLLITKDSVKMIDRMKKKYFIDDFNFFNENLNVDLNFESLQSIITNSVFTAVNNEKAKSFIRGFNGKIINNMYVFISEKSRKVDRKLRKDKLRKLNRFGYQKVEIDPSLMRITDVLIKDFEELRDVSVKYRDFKFYDNNKFPQRLSFQVKDPKHLLSCSIKFNKISFDEKLKFSFKISSKYERIYP is encoded by the coding sequence ATGAAGAGTAATTTAAAAACGAGATATTTTATAGGGGCTTTACTTGTAGTTATAGCCCTTATTCAGTTTTCATGCCGACCAGTACAAGAGTTGGGTATTGTAAAAGCAAAACCCATATCAGATGGTAAGTTATATAGAACTTTACTAGATAGTAGTTTGCATTACAATAGTTTTTATGTAAAAAAATTTACTGCTAATTTTAAAGTAAACGAAGTAAAAAAAAGCTTTAAAGGAGCCATAAAAATACAAAAGGACAGCTTAATTTGGATTAGTATAACTGCTCCTGTAGGTGGTATAGAAGTAGCCAGACTATTAATTACTAAGGATTCTGTTAAGATGATTGACAGAATGAAGAAGAAATATTTTATTGATGACTTTAATTTTTTTAATGAGAATTTAAATGTCGATCTAAATTTTGAATCTCTTCAAAGTATTATTACAAACTCTGTTTTTACTGCCGTAAATAACGAAAAAGCAAAATCTTTTATACGTGGATTTAATGGTAAAATTATAAACAATATGTATGTGTTTATATCCGAAAAATCGCGTAAAGTTGATCGTAAACTAAGAAAAGATAAGCTAAGAAAACTAAACAGATTTGGTTATCAGAAAGTTGAAATAGATCCATCTTTAATGAGAATTACCGATGTTTTAATTAAAGACTTTGAAGAATTAAGAGATGTTAGTGTTAAGTATAGAGATTTTAAATTCTATGATAATAATAAATTTCCGCAACGGTTGAGCTTTCAGGTAAAGGATCCAAAACATTTATTATCTTGTAGCATAAAGTTTAATAA
- a CDS encoding tetratricopeptide repeat protein, protein MKAGSKFIIAILTGGFLLSGTPVMAKNIGFAPKKEKVQKEIKLTEQEKLEFDFAFAEATKAVLLGEVEKGISLYASCIKIDPSSAVVRYELANIYLSQGNLNSALELARGAVKLRPQNLWYQIQLANIYQKKSMIEQACKVYSDLIEMNPDRNDFYYLQASLLASVEKFEEAVEVYNRLEKKIGIQEGVSLEKERLYIKLGNKKMAYSEVQNLIKKYPYRADFYGILADLYLADNQEEKAFKQYQEILKIDPNNGLVHFYLSDFYRKKGEIEKSNESLAKAFEQQEIESDQKIQYLIALLMNPDNEKLSDDYLKSLLDILVKVHPGNVRVHALYADFLRKRGDNEGAKYHLEKVLEEEKSNYVVWEELLLIHNQLLDFDSMLTVSSEALQYFPTQALLYIFKGVAAAQKEDYKTAIDAFENGMNYIGDNVKLRVQFKTYMGDAYYQAGNSEKAFKAYDEVLLFEPNNVIVLNNYSYYLSVKNENLEKAKSMSSTCVKLESENSTYLDTHAWVLYQLGEYDNARIVMEKAMEFGGEESAVVVEHYGDILFRLGNNEKALEEWKKAMEIGEGSKYLAEKVKTGTIPDQMIKDEE, encoded by the coding sequence ATGAAGGCAGGAAGTAAATTTATAATAGCAATATTAACTGGAGGTTTCTTGTTATCGGGAACCCCAGTAATGGCAAAGAATATAGGTTTTGCACCTAAAAAAGAAAAGGTGCAAAAAGAAATAAAATTAACCGAACAAGAAAAACTTGAGTTCGATTTTGCATTTGCAGAAGCAACAAAAGCAGTATTGTTAGGTGAGGTAGAGAAGGGAATTTCTTTGTATGCTTCCTGCATAAAAATTGATCCGTCGAGTGCCGTGGTAAGGTATGAACTGGCAAATATTTACCTTAGTCAGGGAAATTTAAATAGCGCTTTAGAATTAGCTCGCGGTGCTGTAAAATTGCGACCTCAAAATTTATGGTATCAAATTCAGCTTGCTAATATCTATCAAAAAAAATCAATGATAGAGCAAGCTTGTAAAGTATACAGCGATTTAATCGAGATGAATCCCGATAGAAACGACTTTTATTACTTGCAAGCCTCATTATTGGCTTCGGTTGAAAAGTTCGAAGAAGCTGTAGAAGTTTACAATCGTTTAGAGAAAAAGATTGGAATACAGGAAGGTGTTTCGCTCGAAAAAGAAAGGCTTTATATTAAGCTTGGTAATAAGAAAATGGCCTATTCCGAGGTGCAAAATTTAATTAAAAAGTATCCTTATAGAGCCGATTTTTATGGAATATTAGCCGATCTTTATTTGGCAGATAATCAGGAAGAAAAAGCTTTTAAACAATACCAGGAAATATTAAAAATAGATCCGAACAATGGTTTAGTTCATTTCTATTTATCCGATTTTTATCGTAAAAAAGGAGAAATAGAGAAAAGTAATGAATCATTGGCAAAGGCCTTTGAACAGCAGGAGATTGAATCCGATCAGAAAATTCAATATCTAATTGCTTTGTTAATGAATCCAGACAATGAAAAATTGTCAGATGATTACCTAAAATCATTACTGGATATTTTAGTAAAAGTGCATCCTGGAAATGTTAGAGTTCATGCACTTTATGCCGACTTTTTGCGTAAAAGAGGCGATAACGAAGGAGCAAAATATCATCTGGAAAAAGTGTTGGAAGAAGAGAAATCGAATTATGTGGTTTGGGAAGAATTATTGTTAATCCATAATCAATTACTCGATTTTGATAGCATGTTAACGGTTAGTAGTGAGGCTTTACAATATTTTCCAACTCAAGCTTTGCTATATATATTTAAAGGTGTGGCAGCTGCACAAAAGGAAGATTATAAAACAGCAATAGATGCTTTCGAGAATGGAATGAATTACATTGGTGATAATGTAAAATTGCGTGTTCAGTTTAAAACTTATATGGGCGATGCATACTATCAAGCCGGAAATTCTGAAAAAGCTTTTAAAGCTTACGATGAAGTTTTACTTTTTGAACCAAATAATGTAATTGTACTGAATAACTACAGTTATTATTTATCTGTAAAAAACGAAAATCTCGAAAAAGCAAAAAGCATGAGCTCTACTTGCGTTAAGCTCGAATCGGAAAATTCTACTTATTTAGATACACATGCATGGGTTTTGTATCAGCTAGGAGAATATGATAATGCGCGTATTGTAATGGAAAAGGCAATGGAGTTTGGTGGTGAAGAATCGGCTGTTGTTGTTGAACATTATGGAGACATTTTGTTTCGTTTAGGTAATAATGAAAAGGCTTTGGAAGAGTGGAAAAAAGCCATGGAGATAGGTGAAGGTTCAAAATATCTTGCCGAGAAAGTAAAAACCGGGACTATTCCTGACCAGATGATTAAGGATGAAGAGTAA